In Lacibacter sp. H375, one DNA window encodes the following:
- a CDS encoding nucleoid-associated protein, translating to MFTFTDSSLEALSVHYIDQEGQTVLTEESFSLTDTALRDLLSQFFLTAFKEEQQYQFVHETDLKYNEMYGYCKAVFQKPNSLHEQSVAMAKHLAAASTHPGIKPGELFTAYFRNLSFDNKTVDGIVLIKAENKKDFLLVDLMRDQLNIQSKKGLDPNKADKACVILNTESEDGYRLFLIDHTNKGHEAIYWKEDFLGVKECADSFAFTKNFLSVAKEFIVNNMPASFETTKADQAGLLNKSVAYFKENENFNINNFQEAVFREPELIESFQQFGSTYLHERNMEIADSFAISPSAVKKQARVFKSVIKLDRNFHIYIHGNRELIEQGYDEVTGKRYYKIYFDEEM from the coding sequence ATGTTTACATTTACCGATTCAAGTCTTGAAGCCCTTTCCGTACATTATATCGATCAGGAAGGACAAACTGTTTTAACGGAAGAAAGTTTTTCTTTAACCGACACTGCCCTTCGTGATCTGCTCAGTCAATTCTTTTTAACTGCATTTAAAGAAGAACAGCAATACCAGTTTGTACACGAAACAGATTTAAAGTATAACGAAATGTATGGGTATTGCAAAGCTGTATTTCAAAAGCCAAACAGTTTGCATGAGCAATCGGTAGCAATGGCAAAACATCTTGCAGCAGCAAGTACACATCCCGGTATTAAGCCCGGTGAATTGTTCACTGCTTATTTCAGAAACTTAAGTTTCGACAATAAAACTGTTGATGGCATTGTACTCATCAAAGCAGAAAACAAGAAAGATTTCCTGTTGGTTGATCTGATGCGTGATCAGCTGAATATCCAATCAAAAAAAGGACTTGATCCAAACAAAGCAGATAAAGCCTGTGTCATTCTCAATACAGAATCAGAAGATGGCTATCGACTGTTTTTGATTGATCACACCAACAAAGGCCACGAAGCTATTTATTGGAAAGAAGATTTTTTAGGTGTAAAAGAATGTGCTGATAGTTTTGCATTCACCAAAAACTTTCTATCAGTTGCAAAAGAATTCATCGTCAACAATATGCCTGCTTCATTCGAAACAACAAAGGCAGACCAGGCAGGATTGCTAAACAAATCAGTTGCCTATTTTAAAGAAAATGAGAATTTTAATATCAATAATTTCCAGGAAGCAGTATTTCGTGAACCCGAACTGATTGAATCATTTCAGCAATTTGGCTCAACGTATCTGCACGAACGCAATATGGAAATTGCCGATTCATTTGCCATCTCCCCTTCTGCGGTAAAAAAACAGGCAAGAGTGTTTAAGAGTGTAATTAAACTGGATCGTAACTTTCATATTTATATTCATGGCAACCGTGAGTTAATTGAACAGGGTTATGATGAAGTAACGGGTAAACGATATTACAAGATCTACTTCGACGAGGAAATGTAA
- a CDS encoding L-threonylcarbamoyladenylate synthase, which produces MKTEIGIDVTTAAKHLTKGELVAIPTETVYGLAANALNEDAVLKIYAAKNRPQFNPLIIHVASFEQAKQFIKDIPAEAQKLAEAFWPGPLTMLFNKKQNVPDLVTAGSKRVAIRVPNHTLTLQLLSQLDFPVAAPSANPSGYVSPTSAQHVYEGLHDKISYILDGGECGIGVESTIVGWNEEGEIELYRLGGIAVEKIESVIEKKISHHKKVTDNPHTPGQLKSHYATHTPLYLGKIDELLPTFVDKKIILIKFKEYHSGIAKEQQLILSKSGSADEAAKNLFRILREVDSMNADVILAELLPDEGLGRAVNDRLERAQHSMKG; this is translated from the coding sequence ATGAAGACAGAAATTGGCATTGATGTAACGACAGCAGCTAAACATTTAACGAAAGGCGAATTAGTTGCCATACCTACCGAAACTGTGTATGGACTTGCTGCCAATGCACTAAATGAAGATGCAGTTTTGAAAATATATGCTGCGAAGAACAGACCACAGTTCAATCCACTGATCATACATGTGGCTTCATTTGAACAAGCAAAACAATTCATCAAAGATATTCCTGCTGAAGCACAAAAATTAGCTGAAGCATTCTGGCCCGGCCCGTTAACAATGTTGTTTAACAAAAAACAAAACGTACCTGATCTTGTAACTGCTGGAAGTAAACGTGTGGCTATACGTGTTCCAAATCATACATTGACATTACAATTGCTTTCTCAACTTGATTTTCCTGTTGCTGCGCCAAGTGCCAACCCATCGGGTTATGTTAGCCCAACTTCAGCACAACATGTATATGAAGGTTTACATGATAAGATCTCTTACATACTTGATGGTGGTGAATGTGGCATTGGCGTTGAATCAACTATTGTGGGCTGGAACGAAGAAGGCGAAATTGAATTGTATCGCTTAGGTGGTATTGCTGTTGAAAAGATCGAATCTGTGATTGAAAAAAAAATCAGCCATCATAAAAAGGTTACTGATAATCCCCATACACCCGGGCAATTGAAAAGTCATTACGCAACACATACTCCTTTGTACTTAGGGAAGATCGATGAACTGTTGCCAACATTTGTAGACAAGAAAATCATTCTTATCAAATTCAAAGAATATCATTCCGGTATTGCAAAAGAACAACAGCTGATTTTATCAAAAAGTGGAAGTGCAGATGAAGCTGCCAAGAATCTATTTCGAATATTGCGTGAAGTTGACAGTATGAATGCGGATGTTATTCTTGCGGAATTATTACCTGATGAAGGTTTAGGAAGAGCAGTGAATGATCGACTTGAAAGGGCGCAACATAGTATGAAAGGTTGA
- a CDS encoding monovalent cation:proton antiporter-2 (CPA2) family protein, with amino-acid sequence MDNNSILFQAMVYLAAAVVMVPLAKRLGLGSVLGYLLAGILIGPTVLQFIGTEGQDLMHSAEFGVVMMLFLIGLELEPALLWKLRKAILGLGGLQVLITSIIISAIAYFLNLPWQSSLAIGMALALSSTALVLQTLAEKGINRTTAGRSAFAVLLFQDIAVIPMLAFFPLLAIAGLTSADVNVNEAEGWIESQSGWMRALIISGAIGFIIIGGRYLIPPIFRLVAATQLREMFTATALLLVVGIAVLMSSVGLSPALGTFLSGVVLANSEYKHELESDIEPFKGLLLGLFFIAVGASINFELIMNQPLLIFGLVLALMFVKAVVLLVLGKVFKLRVDQNIIFSSSLSQVGEFAFVLLSFSLTEGIVERGYVEILMAVVAISMALTPIAFFLNEKIVLPFIDKRLSSTKTEKEADEVNEKNPVIIAGFGHFGNTIGRFLRAHGVKTTVLDIDSNRVEFLRKMGFKVYYGDASRYDILLAAGAAEAKMIIIAVDDPEKRLQMIETIKKHFPDLQMLVRSSTREDTYDQMNAGILHIYRETIDTSLRMGVDAMKLLGHRSYTAQRAARTFFRYDEQKLKDLSKLRDNEKEYINQAREYIEELEEIIKADSKQLHLVKDLGWDEDSLIADEKVKKDE; translated from the coding sequence ATGGACAATAATTCAATTCTTTTCCAGGCGATGGTGTATTTGGCAGCTGCGGTTGTAATGGTGCCGCTTGCCAAACGGTTGGGACTCGGTTCGGTACTAGGTTATTTATTGGCCGGTATTTTAATTGGACCTACTGTTTTGCAGTTCATTGGCACAGAAGGACAGGATCTGATGCATTCAGCAGAGTTTGGTGTAGTGATGATGTTATTCCTGATTGGTCTTGAACTGGAACCGGCATTGCTTTGGAAATTAAGAAAAGCAATTCTTGGATTGGGCGGATTACAGGTGCTTATAACGTCGATCATTATATCAGCTATTGCATATTTTTTGAACCTGCCATGGCAATCGTCATTGGCGATAGGAATGGCATTGGCACTCAGTTCAACCGCATTGGTGTTGCAAACTCTTGCTGAAAAAGGGATCAATCGCACAACTGCCGGACGAAGTGCATTTGCCGTATTGTTGTTTCAGGATATTGCCGTGATCCCTATGCTTGCTTTTTTTCCCTTGCTTGCAATTGCAGGTTTAACATCTGCGGATGTGAATGTGAACGAAGCAGAAGGCTGGATAGAAAGTCAAAGTGGGTGGATGCGTGCATTGATTATTTCAGGAGCAATAGGGTTTATTATTATTGGCGGACGTTATTTGATTCCACCAATTTTCCGTTTAGTAGCAGCAACGCAGTTACGTGAAATGTTTACCGCAACTGCGTTGTTATTGGTGGTTGGTATAGCTGTGTTAATGTCTTCTGTAGGATTGAGCCCTGCATTAGGAACATTTCTTTCCGGTGTCGTGCTCGCAAACAGTGAATATAAACACGAATTGGAAAGTGATATAGAGCCATTCAAAGGGTTGTTGCTAGGTTTATTTTTTATTGCAGTTGGCGCATCCATCAATTTTGAATTGATCATGAATCAGCCATTATTGATCTTCGGTTTAGTGTTGGCGTTGATGTTTGTAAAAGCAGTTGTGTTATTAGTTTTGGGTAAGGTATTTAAACTGCGTGTCGATCAGAATATTATTTTTTCCTCGTCTTTATCACAAGTGGGAGAGTTTGCATTCGTGTTGTTGAGTTTTTCGTTAACTGAAGGTATTGTTGAAAGAGGTTATGTTGAGATATTGATGGCTGTGGTTGCTATCAGTATGGCACTTACACCCATTGCTTTTTTCCTGAATGAAAAAATTGTATTGCCGTTTATTGATAAACGTTTGTCATCAACCAAAACAGAAAAAGAAGCAGATGAGGTGAACGAGAAAAATCCTGTGATCATTGCAGGCTTCGGTCATTTTGGAAATACAATCGGACGTTTTCTTAGAGCGCATGGTGTAAAGACAACGGTATTGGATATTGACAGCAACCGTGTAGAATTTCTGCGCAAGATGGGCTTTAAAGTCTATTATGGTGATGCAAGCCGTTATGATATTCTGTTGGCTGCCGGTGCTGCTGAAGCAAAGATGATCATTATTGCCGTTGATGATCCGGAGAAGCGTTTACAGATGATTGAAACCATCAAAAAGCATTTTCCTGATCTGCAAATGCTGGTACGCAGCAGCACAAGGGAAGATACCTACGATCAGATGAATGCGGGAATCCTGCACATTTACCGTGAAACGATTGATACTTCACTCCGTATGGGTGTGGATGCGATGAAATTGCTGGGACATCGTTCTTACACTGCACAACGTGCTGCCCGAACGTTCTTCCGTTACGATGAGCAGAAGTTGAAAGACCTTTCCAAGCTCAGGGATAATGAAAAAGAATACATCAACCAGGCAAGAGAATACATTGAAGAACTGGAAGAAATCATTAAAGCCGATAGCAAACAACTGCATCTTGTAAAAGATCTTGGTTGGGATGAGGATAGTTTGATTGCAGATGAGAAGGTGAAGAAGGATGAGTAA
- a CDS encoding GNAT family N-acetyltransferase has protein sequence MIAIATTEDIPQIVELLNSAYRGENSKKGWTTEADLIAGERRTDIASVKNVMEQPGSIILKYTNEENEIIGTVNLQQHERGLYLGMFAVSPVLQGGGIGKQLLKAADDHAKEVSVATIYMWVVSVRKELIDWYKRHGYTETGERKPFVEDDVTGKHLQPLEFLVLEKNI, from the coding sequence ATGATTGCAATAGCCACAACAGAAGATATTCCACAAATTGTTGAATTGCTCAACAGTGCTTACCGTGGTGAAAATTCTAAAAAAGGCTGGACAACAGAAGCTGATCTTATTGCAGGTGAACGACGTACAGACATTGCATCGGTAAAAAATGTGATGGAACAACCGGGCAGCATTATTCTCAAATACACAAACGAAGAGAATGAGATCATCGGCACTGTAAATCTTCAACAACATGAGCGTGGTCTCTATCTCGGCATGTTTGCTGTTTCACCTGTGCTGCAAGGTGGTGGTATTGGCAAACAACTGTTAAAAGCGGCTGATGATCACGCAAAAGAAGTTAGCGTTGCAACCATTTATATGTGGGTAGTATCCGTTCGCAAAGAATTGATCGATTGGTATAAACGCCATGGCTATACAGAAACAGGTGAGCGTAAACCATTTGTGGAAGATGACGTTACAGGAAAGCACTTGCAGCCCTTAGAATTTCTGGTTTTGGAAAAAAATATTTAG
- a CDS encoding lipopolysaccharide biosynthesis protein has translation MKLATALSKSILWRGFYFLSVMLLNILVARHFQSDGSGQIYYIINLLSFSLIIISLCLEAPMGYYLSQQKLNETQLAAISVAWTILIMFPAWFIIHSLEVPKEGILQLAGFHFSATAFLTGNLLITFFISLFYAKMDFVLPNLLLVAVNLLLIVLVPNNDWVKGFMSDEKYVQVYFLGFFMQGFLLMIAFLFRYFTLSDLKRIPAELIKPFMSFALIAVVTNSMTFLMYRIDYWFVNKYCDDADLGNYIQACKLAQLFFIIPSILAAVVFPMTASGRREEMNEKMQLLSRGLILFYCIACLGLVAVGYWLFPFVFGETFNKMYLPFLLLVPAILSYSVIHLLAAYYSGKKVLSVNFKGNLLALIIIIGGDLLAIPRFGITGAAIVSSIGYICYMSFILLMHRKEYKSSFADFLFFRKKDGQLFYKLLMEKISSRKTDVS, from the coding sequence ATGAAACTTGCTACTGCACTTTCCAAGAGTATTTTATGGCGGGGATTTTACTTTCTTTCGGTGATGTTGCTTAATATCCTGGTGGCAAGACATTTTCAATCGGATGGTAGCGGGCAGATTTACTACATTATTAACCTCCTTTCTTTTTCACTCATCATCATTAGTCTTTGTCTGGAGGCCCCAATGGGTTATTATCTCTCGCAACAAAAACTTAATGAAACCCAACTTGCCGCTATTTCTGTTGCATGGACGATACTAATAATGTTTCCGGCTTGGTTCATTATCCATTCGCTGGAAGTGCCAAAGGAAGGAATATTGCAGTTGGCAGGTTTTCATTTTTCGGCAACTGCTTTTCTAACCGGTAATCTGCTCATTACTTTTTTTATTTCATTGTTTTATGCAAAGATGGATTTTGTGTTGCCTAATCTTTTGCTGGTTGCAGTAAACCTTTTACTGATCGTTTTAGTACCGAATAACGATTGGGTAAAAGGTTTTATGAGCGATGAAAAGTATGTGCAAGTATATTTCCTTGGTTTCTTCATGCAAGGTTTTTTATTGATGATCGCTTTCCTGTTTCGCTATTTTACACTAAGTGATTTGAAGCGTATTCCGGCAGAACTCATCAAGCCATTCATGTCTTTTGCTTTGATTGCTGTTGTTACAAATTCTATGACTTTTTTAATGTACCGTATCGATTACTGGTTTGTTAATAAATATTGTGATGATGCTGATCTGGGAAATTATATACAGGCATGTAAACTTGCACAGCTTTTCTTTATCATTCCATCTATACTTGCAGCGGTAGTTTTTCCTATGACAGCATCGGGCAGGAGAGAAGAGATGAATGAAAAAATGCAATTGCTTTCCCGTGGACTAATTCTGTTTTACTGTATTGCATGTTTGGGATTGGTTGCTGTTGGTTATTGGTTATTCCCATTCGTATTTGGTGAAACATTCAACAAAATGTACCTGCCTTTTTTATTGCTGGTGCCGGCAATTCTTTCATACTCAGTCATTCATTTACTGGCGGCCTATTATAGCGGCAAAAAAGTATTGAGTGTAAATTTCAAAGGGAACCTTCTTGCACTCATCATCATTATTGGTGGCGATTTGCTTGCGATTCCCCGCTTTGGTATTACCGGTGCGGCTATCGTGAGCAGTATTGGTTATATCTGTTACATGAGCTTTATTTTATTGATGCATCGCAAGGAATACAAAAGTAGCTTTGCTGATTTTCTCTTTTTCAGGAAGAAAGATGGACAACTTTTTTATAAGCTGCTGATGGAAAAAATATCTTCACGTAAAACCGATGTATCATGA
- a CDS encoding acyl-CoA-binding protein has protein sequence MDLHQQFEQAVADSKELSEKPSNDTLLQLYSLYKQASEGDVNIEAPSNPFDFVAKAKYEAWDALKGKSKEAAMQEYIELVSKLKS, from the coding sequence ATGGATCTACATCAACAATTTGAACAGGCTGTAGCTGACAGTAAAGAGCTGAGTGAAAAGCCAAGCAATGATACTCTTCTACAACTTTACTCACTTTACAAACAGGCAAGTGAGGGCGACGTGAATATTGAAGCTCCTTCCAATCCATTTGATTTTGTTGCCAAAGCGAAATACGAAGCATGGGATGCATTGAAAGGAAAGAGTAAAGAAGCCGCTATGCAGGAATACATTGAACTTGTTTCAAAACTGAAATCCTGA
- a CDS encoding ion channel: protein MASTRGRRNRLAKENNETGLSVNSKQSGGRFFQKDGRPNIRFRGISYLQRFSVFQYMLKIPSWKFIFLVAAAYVVVNLFFACVYFIVGVQHLGGMEEITVMGKFWEAFFFSTQTLSTVGYGHVFPDSLTSNTIAAVESFTGILMLALATGLLYGRFSQPKAYIKYSSIALFSPFKDGYALMFRFAPFKQHFLTDVEVKVTCVMKYTENETERKNTFYSLELELAKANTLSSNWTIVHMINEKSPLYQLTRNEIEEAETEILVFVKGYDEEYANTVVSRTSYVPNEFIYGAKFNMMYEPSEDKSTTILHMDKLDSYHEEKLPVSI from the coding sequence ATGGCATCAACCAGAGGCCGGCGCAATCGCCTGGCAAAAGAAAATAATGAAACAGGGCTGAGTGTAAACAGCAAACAAAGTGGCGGTCGATTCTTCCAAAAAGATGGCCGGCCAAACATACGTTTCCGTGGCATCTCGTATTTGCAACGTTTCAGCGTGTTTCAATACATGTTAAAGATACCTTCCTGGAAATTTATTTTCTTGGTTGCTGCGGCCTATGTAGTGGTGAATCTTTTCTTTGCCTGTGTTTATTTTATCGTAGGTGTTCAACATTTGGGCGGAATGGAAGAAATAACGGTGATGGGCAAATTCTGGGAAGCATTTTTCTTTAGTACTCAAACTCTCTCCACAGTTGGTTATGGTCATGTTTTCCCAGATTCCTTAACCTCAAACACCATTGCAGCTGTTGAATCGTTTACAGGTATTTTGATGTTAGCATTGGCAACAGGCTTGCTCTATGGCCGGTTCTCTCAACCAAAGGCATACATCAAATACAGCAGCATTGCTTTGTTTTCTCCTTTTAAAGATGGCTATGCGTTGATGTTTCGATTTGCACCTTTTAAGCAACACTTTTTAACTGATGTTGAAGTAAAAGTGACCTGTGTTATGAAATACACAGAAAATGAAACAGAACGGAAGAATACTTTTTACAGTCTGGAACTCGAACTGGCGAAAGCCAATACATTGTCAAGCAATTGGACGATTGTACATATGATAAACGAAAAAAGCCCGCTTTATCAGCTAACAAGAAATGAAATTGAAGAAGCAGAAACTGAAATTCTTGTTTTTGTAAAAGGATACGACGAAGAGTATGCAAACACTGTTGTCAGCCGTACATCGTATGTGCCGAATGAATTTATTTACGGTGCAAAGTTTAATATGATGTACGAGCCCAGCGAAGACAAGAGCACAACAATACTTCATATGGATAAGCTGGATAGTTATCACGAAGAAAAATTACCTGTAAGCATTTAA
- a CDS encoding amidohydrolase has protein sequence MRSVLIITSLLLFTFATAQKKLTVTKDDQLKTQASTSIQSNYDQYKTMAFQIWDFAEVGYKEVKSSALLQQTLKENGFNVEAGVADIPTAFVATYGSGSPVIAILAEFDALPGLSQTNAPEKISAGKDAGHACGHHLFGVASVASGIAIKKLIEEKKITGTIKVFGCPAEEGGSGKVYLVRAGLFKDVDVAIHWHPGNDNGVTMTSALANMSAKFRFRGISAHAAASPERGRSALDGVEAMNNMVNMMREHIPQETRIHYVITSGGKAPNVIPDFAEVYYYVRHPKRDHVQSIFNRVVNTANGAALGTDTKMEFEMIGGTHDLLLNRTLAEVMQKNLEKTGGVQYTAAEVDFGNKLQATFGFPAPPVANAGIVKPLKIDMDAGGGSTDVGDVSYAVPTVGLRSATWVSGTAAHSWQAVACGGTEIGTKGMMVSAKTMALTAIDLFLHPELIEKAKVEFKQQVGTYQYKALLGDRKPALNYRD, from the coding sequence ATGAGAAGCGTTTTAATTATTACTTCCCTGTTACTGTTCACATTTGCAACAGCGCAAAAAAAACTAACTGTAACAAAAGATGATCAGTTGAAAACACAGGCATCAACTTCCATTCAATCGAATTATGATCAGTATAAAACGATGGCGTTCCAAATATGGGATTTTGCTGAAGTTGGTTATAAAGAAGTAAAGAGCAGTGCACTCCTACAACAAACCTTAAAAGAGAATGGTTTCAACGTTGAAGCAGGTGTTGCCGACATACCAACAGCTTTTGTTGCTACTTACGGAAGTGGCAGCCCGGTGATTGCTATTCTTGCCGAGTTTGATGCATTACCAGGTTTGTCACAAACCAATGCGCCTGAAAAAATTAGTGCCGGTAAGGATGCAGGTCATGCATGTGGTCATCATTTGTTTGGCGTGGCATCAGTTGCATCGGGCATTGCCATTAAAAAATTGATTGAAGAAAAAAAAATCACCGGCACTATTAAAGTATTTGGTTGTCCTGCAGAAGAAGGTGGTAGTGGTAAAGTGTATTTGGTAAGAGCAGGTTTGTTTAAAGATGTTGATGTTGCTATTCACTGGCATCCCGGAAATGATAACGGCGTAACAATGACAAGTGCATTAGCAAACATGAGTGCTAAGTTTCGTTTCCGTGGCATTTCTGCTCATGCGGCTGCTTCCCCTGAACGTGGCCGTTCAGCATTAGATGGTGTTGAAGCAATGAACAATATGGTGAACATGATGCGTGAACATATTCCACAGGAAACACGTATTCATTATGTAATTACAAGTGGCGGTAAAGCACCGAACGTGATCCCTGATTTTGCAGAAGTGTATTATTATGTTCGTCATCCAAAACGTGATCATGTGCAAAGTATTTTCAACCGTGTTGTGAATACAGCAAATGGTGCTGCACTCGGTACTGATACAAAAATGGAATTTGAAATGATTGGCGGCACACATGATCTGTTACTCAACAGAACATTGGCAGAAGTGATGCAGAAAAATCTAGAGAAAACCGGCGGTGTACAATACACGGCTGCTGAAGTTGACTTCGGGAATAAACTCCAGGCAACTTTTGGTTTCCCCGCTCCTCCCGTTGCAAATGCAGGTATTGTAAAGCCTTTGAAAATCGACATGGATGCAGGTGGTGGCAGTACCGATGTGGGCGATGTAAGCTATGCAGTACCAACAGTTGGTTTACGTTCTGCAACATGGGTATCGGGCACAGCGGCTCATAGCTGGCAGGCAGTTGCATGTGGTGGAACTGAAATTGGTACAAAAGGCATGATGGTATCTGCAAAAACAATGGCCTTAACAGCAATTGATTTGTTCCTTCATCCTGAATTAATTGAAAAAGCAAAAGTTGAATTCAAGCAACAGGTTGGCACTTATCAATACAAAGCATTACTGGGCGATCGTAAACCGGCTTTGAATTATAGAGATTAG
- a CDS encoding glycosyltransferase: protein MKILWLCSWYPHSIDPYDGDFIERQAKALSAHTQVDLIHVVQNFDFLKKETSLRTEEKQEGQLHSSVYFLPLTKTTINFFQKLLFNKEYQSLYKKLIADYISKNGKPDLIHLHVPVKAGSVVVKMKKEYDIPFVVTEHSSAYFEHIPENYFNRNRYFRFITKQSFEEAVAVSSVSDWLLKRLNTLFNIMQTKLIRNVVDTSVFYPVEIKNDRPRFIHVSMMHELKNVKGILHALAALKEKNVHWEMWFVGPVLKENTALAQQLGISDQITWKGALSYRAVAECVRSADALVHFSNYENLPCVINEALCCGLPVISSNVGGIAELVNSSNGVLIAPGDVTTLTNTLEDFLQQKINYNKTEIAANAANQFNENIIGKQLLDWYQELLAKK, encoded by the coding sequence ATGAAAATACTCTGGCTTTGCAGTTGGTATCCTCATAGCATTGATCCTTACGATGGAGATTTTATTGAACGACAGGCAAAAGCATTGTCGGCACACACGCAGGTTGATCTAATTCATGTAGTGCAGAATTTCGATTTCCTAAAAAAGGAAACGAGTTTACGAACAGAAGAAAAACAGGAAGGTCAATTGCATTCATCTGTATATTTTTTGCCATTGACAAAAACAACGATCAATTTTTTTCAAAAACTTCTCTTCAATAAGGAATATCAATCGTTATATAAAAAACTGATTGCTGATTATATCAGCAAAAACGGGAAGCCTGATCTTATTCATTTACATGTGCCAGTTAAGGCAGGTTCAGTAGTTGTAAAGATGAAAAAAGAGTACGACATTCCATTTGTTGTTACTGAACATAGCTCGGCTTACTTTGAACATATTCCTGAAAATTATTTCAATCGTAACCGCTACTTCAGGTTTATTACAAAACAATCATTTGAAGAAGCAGTTGCTGTAAGCTCAGTATCGGATTGGTTGTTGAAGCGATTAAATACTCTTTTTAACATCATGCAGACAAAGCTCATCCGCAACGTTGTTGATACGTCTGTTTTCTATCCTGTAGAAATCAAGAATGATCGACCAAGATTCATTCATGTGTCAATGATGCATGAATTGAAAAACGTTAAAGGCATTTTACATGCATTAGCAGCGCTTAAAGAAAAGAATGTTCATTGGGAAATGTGGTTCGTAGGTCCGGTGTTGAAAGAAAATACAGCATTGGCCCAACAACTCGGAATTTCTGATCAAATAACCTGGAAAGGAGCATTGTCATACAGGGCTGTTGCAGAATGTGTGCGTTCTGCAGATGCATTAGTACACTTCAGCAATTATGAAAACCTTCCTTGTGTAATCAATGAAGCATTGTGTTGCGGCCTGCCTGTTATTTCATCGAATGTTGGAGGAATAGCCGAGCTGGTAAATTCATCAAACGGTGTTTTGATTGCTCCGGGCGATGTAACGACTTTGACAAATACATTGGAAGATTTTCTTCAACAGAAAATCAACTACAATAAAACAGAAATAGCTGCAAACGCAGCTAATCAGTTTAATGAAAATATTATCGGCAAACAATTACTGGATTGGTACCAGGAACTACTTGCTAAAAAATAA